In Helicobacter mastomyrinus, a single genomic region encodes these proteins:
- a CDS encoding DUF6094 domain-containing protein: MARLESDKKLGFFPTNSATVNEFLDKISITGKQENFLVCDPCCGEGVALSLFKRFSGVKTYGVELDTERAKKHLWLLMSLSTMMAYASLRAIMLLGFCF, from the coding sequence ATGGCAAGATTGGAATCGGACAAAAAGTTAGGATTTTTTCCTACAAATAGTGCAACCGTAAATGAGTTCCTAGACAAAATTTCAATTACAGGCAAACAAGAAAATTTCTTGGTGTGTGATCCTTGCTGTGGCGAAGGTGTTGCCCTTTCTTTGTTTAAACGCTTTAGTGGTGTAAAAACCTATGGAGTAGAACTAGACACTGAGAGAGCAAAAAAGCATCTTTGGTTATTGATGAGCTTATCAACGATGATGGCTTACGCGTCATTAAGAGCCATAATGCTTTTGGGTTTTTGTTTTTGA
- the ilvA gene encoding threonine ammonia-lyase, translating to MKNIYDKALKAKQRLQDVVIPTAFSYAPVLSRLANAEIYLKKENLQLTGAFKIRGAFNKIASLVEGDSYHINGVIAASAGNHAQGVAYAAQHFGLKAVIVMPEATPLLKVSATKNLGAEVVLSGDNYDEAYGRALEIAKERDLVFIHPFADEEVIAGQGSIALEMIEACRDITTIVVPVGGGGLIGGIGSVYKKLCPKVRVVGVVAAGADAMKRSFDSKHIIKVDSVRSIADGIAVRDVNAENFALLQECVDEIVSVDDEEIANAILFLLEKQKLVVEGAGAASVASVLHNKFAIKPNDKIGLILSGGNIDITMLSVIIEKGLLKSNRKMRLKVVLVDKPGSLQGLTDILSSVGANIVQVEYDRTSVMLKYGDALITLGLETKGEEHKALIREKLKASGYTFSEIS from the coding sequence ATGAAAAACATATATGACAAAGCCCTTAAGGCAAAGCAGCGTTTGCAAGATGTAGTGATTCCCACGGCGTTTAGCTATGCGCCTGTGCTTTCGCGTTTAGCGAACGCAGAGATTTACCTCAAAAAAGAGAATCTCCAGCTTACAGGGGCGTTTAAGATTCGCGGGGCGTTTAATAAAATCGCTTCTTTGGTAGAGGGGGATTCTTACCATATTAATGGCGTTATTGCCGCAAGTGCGGGGAATCACGCGCAAGGCGTAGCCTATGCTGCACAGCATTTTGGGCTAAAGGCGGTGATTGTAATGCCTGAAGCCACACCCTTACTCAAAGTGAGTGCGACTAAAAATCTAGGCGCAGAGGTCGTGCTAAGCGGAGACAACTATGATGAGGCTTATGGAAGAGCCTTAGAGATTGCTAAAGAGCGGGACTTAGTATTTATCCACCCCTTTGCCGATGAAGAAGTGATAGCCGGGCAGGGAAGCATAGCCCTAGAGATGATTGAAGCGTGTAGGGATATTACCACTATTGTTGTGCCTGTGGGTGGAGGAGGGCTCATTGGCGGGATAGGGAGCGTGTATAAAAAGCTCTGCCCTAAAGTGCGGGTAGTTGGTGTAGTCGCAGCGGGGGCTGATGCGATGAAACGTTCCTTTGATAGCAAACATATCATTAAGGTAGATTCTGTGCGGAGTATTGCCGATGGGATTGCCGTGCGTGATGTCAATGCGGAGAACTTCGCCCTTTTGCAAGAATGTGTCGATGAAATAGTGAGTGTAGATGATGAGGAAATTGCTAATGCGATTTTATTCTTACTCGAGAAGCAAAAGCTTGTCGTAGAGGGTGCAGGAGCCGCGAGTGTGGCGAGTGTGCTGCATAATAAATTTGCCATAAAGCCAAATGACAAAATAGGGCTTATCTTAAGCGGCGGGAATATCGATATTACTATGCTAAGTGTGATTATTGAAAAGGGTTTGCTCAAATCCAATCGTAAAATGCGGCTTAAAGTCGTGCTTGTAGATAAGCCCGGGAGTTTGCAAGGGCTTACAGATATTTTAAGCTCTGTGGGTGCAAATATCGTGCAAGTGGAGTATGATAGGACATCAGTAATGCTAAAATATGGCGATGCGCTTATCACTCTAGGGCTTGAAACCAAAGGAGAGGAGCATAAAGCTCTTATCCGCGAGAAGCTAAAGGCAAGTGGCTATACCTTTAGTGAAATTAGCTAG
- a CDS encoding glycosyltransferase family 39 protein, whose protein sequence is MFKQLWEKYRVSNFRTNVLFCLILSVNVALLLFACGDMSIHHREAAGVFYSNDLAFMIARYSLSLFGQNDYALRLPFILIHICNMFLLYRISRLYLQKPRDSLIVVLIYALLPGVIFSALFVLKSGLIICITFLCCYYQIRFNKMPYFTMLIAAFVDGSFAILFFAFFFFTLKNKNMWGMFISLLLFALNMYLFGLDISGIPRNHFLSNLGQMMIFFSPLFLIYYCYTLINALKKQNNILVHIGAVSMFFVVLLSIRQNVDLESLFPMSVVALPVAVRQFFADMRMRLKPYRMAYVRRFTIILILLFAQSFVLYANKILYLFDVKSHFASSYYISKDLAKALRQKGIESIDVGNHRLALSLRFYGIEQAQSPYLLPTNDLSQTYENEIPIVYLGKKIAAFIILPSKQSTPIATTQAHTKQKDKDSKHIHTPHTTHKSNAPSP, encoded by the coding sequence ATGTTTAAGCAGCTATGGGAGAAATATAGGGTTTCTAATTTTCGCACAAATGTGCTATTTTGCCTTATTTTGAGCGTCAATGTAGCGCTTTTACTCTTTGCTTGTGGGGATATGAGTATCCATCATAGGGAAGCTGCTGGGGTGTTTTACTCTAATGATTTAGCCTTTATGATTGCGCGATATTCCCTCTCACTCTTTGGGCAAAATGACTATGCCCTGCGGCTGCCCTTTATCCTTATCCATATATGCAATATGTTTCTTTTGTATAGAATCTCTAGGCTATACCTTCAAAAGCCTAGAGATTCACTTATTGTCGTGCTCATCTACGCGCTCTTGCCCGGAGTAATCTTTAGTGCGCTTTTTGTTTTAAAAAGTGGCTTGATTATCTGCATTACGTTTTTATGCTGCTATTATCAAATACGATTTAATAAAATGCCTTATTTCACTATGCTTATAGCAGCATTTGTCGATGGGAGCTTTGCGATTTTGTTTTTTGCATTTTTCTTTTTTACGCTTAAGAATAAAAATATGTGGGGGATGTTTATCTCACTTTTGCTTTTTGCGCTTAATATGTATCTTTTTGGCTTAGATATATCAGGGATTCCACGCAATCACTTTTTGTCTAATTTGGGGCAAATGATGATATTTTTCTCCCCTTTGTTTTTGATATATTATTGCTATACGCTTATCAATGCACTTAAAAAGCAAAATAATATTCTTGTGCATATTGGTGCGGTTTCTATGTTTTTTGTCGTGCTGCTCTCTATTCGTCAAAATGTCGATTTGGAGAGTTTGTTTCCTATGAGTGTGGTAGCACTCCCTGTGGCTGTGAGGCAATTCTTTGCAGATATGAGAATGCGGCTTAAGCCTTATAGAATGGCTTATGTAAGGCGATTTACTATCATTTTAATACTGCTTTTCGCACAAAGCTTTGTTTTGTATGCGAATAAGATTCTCTATCTCTTTGATGTAAAAAGTCATTTTGCAAGCTCATACTACATTAGCAAAGATTTAGCAAAGGCATTGCGGCAAAAGGGGATAGAATCTATTGATGTAGGGAATCATAGGCTAGCCCTTAGCCTTAGATTCTATGGTATCGAGCAAGCTCAAAGTCCTTATTTGCTCCCTACAAATGACTTAAGCCAAACGTATGAGAATGAAATCCCTATTGTGTATTTGGGTAAAAAGATAGCTGCCTTTATCATTCTCCCCTCTAAGCAAAGCACCCCTATTGCAACTACACAGGCACATACAAAGCAAAAAGATAAAGATTCTAAGCATATACACACCCCCCATACTACGCATAAAAGCAATGCGCCATCTCCATAA
- a CDS encoding STAS-like domain-containing protein gives MNGQLNHSLNVKLICGDFDFLGSRGSGENLHARIVDEILEKKQSAIAVDFNGIEGVAHAFADEVFGLMVTRFGISFLKEHIVLINANDTIKSMFNYAIRERAKKLEGRV, from the coding sequence ATGAATGGACAATTAAATCATTCCCTTAATGTTAAATTAATTTGTGGGGATTTTGATTTCCTTGGTAGTAGAGGTAGCGGAGAGAATCTTCACGCTAGAATTGTCGATGAAATTTTGGAGAAGAAGCAATCCGCTATTGCAGTAGATTTTAATGGCATTGAGGGCGTTGCTCATGCATTTGCTGATGAAGTTTTTGGATTGATGGTTACTCGTTTTGGTATCAGCTTTCTTAAAGAGCATATTGTACTTATTAACGCAAATGACACTATCAAAAGTATGTTTAACTATGCCATAAGGGAACGAGCAAAAAAACTTGAGGGCAGAGTTTGA
- a CDS encoding type II toxin-antitoxin system RelE family toxin, whose protein sequence is MKYSVSIINKALKSLEKIQKSSPHDADRILTLIEILKENDGPHLLPNAKKLKGHKHKIAIDGELEIIE, encoded by the coding sequence ATGAAATATTCGGTATCAATCATCAATAAGGCACTCAAAAGTTTAGAAAAAATCCAAAAATCATCCCCTCATGATGCCGATAGGATTCTAACTCTTATTGAAATTCTTAAAGAAAATGACGGACCACATTTGCTTCCAAATGCAAAAAAACTTAAAGGACACAAACACAAAATTGCTATCGATGGAGAATTGGAGATTATCGAGTGA